One window of Sulfurospirillum sp. 1612 genomic DNA carries:
- a CDS encoding fumarate reductase cytochrome b subunit translates to MSDLIEGFLGKSVEGRKSRIPAKLDYLQSATGLFLALFMWGHMFFVSSILVSKDFMYTVTKMFEGSFFIKGGNPFIVSVIVAIVILIIVIHAGLGMRKFPANFRQYQVYRTHMKMMKHEDTTLWFIQAFTGFAMFFLASAHVFLMLTRPETIGPYGSADRMVSGWMWPIYLLLLLAVEFHGSIGLYRLSVKWGWFEGTDAKATRAKLKKFKWAITIFFLVLGLATLAAYMKIGYEHRDQVGQRYHPVAQINMTQNNIKIGA, encoded by the coding sequence GTGAGTGACCTTATCGAAGGCTTTTTGGGTAAAAGTGTGGAGGGTAGAAAGAGTAGAATACCAGCGAAACTTGACTATTTGCAAAGTGCAACGGGATTGTTTCTAGCTCTTTTTATGTGGGGGCATATGTTCTTTGTCTCTTCCATTTTAGTAAGCAAAGATTTTATGTACACCGTGACTAAAATGTTTGAAGGTTCTTTTTTTATAAAAGGCGGCAATCCCTTTATTGTTTCCGTGATCGTGGCTATTGTCATCTTGATCATTGTGATTCATGCGGGACTTGGGATGCGAAAATTCCCTGCAAACTTTAGACAATATCAAGTCTATAGAACGCACATGAAGATGATGAAACACGAAGATACCACATTGTGGTTCATCCAAGCATTTACAGGTTTTGCGATGTTCTTTTTGGCATCTGCTCATGTATTTTTGATGTTGACACGACCAGAAACTATCGGGCCATACGGTTCAGCCGATAGAATGGTGAGTGGTTGGATGTGGCCAATTTATCTATTACTTCTTTTAGCCGTTGAGTTTCATGGAAGTATCGGACTTTATAGGTTATCTGTCAAATGGGGTTGGTTCGAAGGCACGGATGCAAAAGCAACACGGGCAAAACTTAAAAAATTCAAATGGGCCATCACGATATTCTTTTTAGTGCTAGGGCTTGCAACGTTGGCAGCTTATATGAAAATAGGTTACGAACACAGAGACCAAGTTGGCCAGAGGTATCACCCTGTCGCACAAATAAACATGACACAAAATAATATCAAGATTGGGGCATAA
- a CDS encoding fumarate reductase flavoprotein subunit produces the protein MNIKYCDALVIGGGLAGLRAAVEAQTKGLSTTVLSLVPVKRSHSAAAQGGMQASLGNSKMGRGDNEDVHFADTVKGSDWGCDQEVARMFVTTAPKAIRQLAGWGVPWSRISKGPREAVINAQRTTIVEDDETHGYIQSRDFGGTKKWRTCFTSDATGHTMLYGVANEALKRDVNIEDRKEAIALIVDNDQCYGAIVRDLITGELSAYVAKGTLIATGGYGRIYKQTTNAVICEGIGAAIALETGIARLGNMEAVQFHPTPIVPSGILLTEGCRGDGGILRDVDGHRFMPDYEPEKKELASRDVVSRRMMEHIRNGKGVHSPYGDHLWLDISILGREHIEKNLRDVQEICKIFNGIDPADEGPKGWAPVLPMQHYSMGGIKTKPTGESPTLKGLFSCGEAACWDMHGFNRLGGNSVAETVVSGMIVGDYFADYCADTEIDISTKVVEDALEKEQNYLNSLLEKEGKYNIYEIKNKMKDIMWEKVAIFRDGETLDLAVKELQELYREANNITVKSKTLSANPELEEAYRVPKMLKIALCVALGARERTESRGAHYREDYLKRDDANWLKRTLTSWKEGADLPTIEYEELDIMKMEMPPAFRGYGAKGMIIENPLSLKRQEEVDKIKEEMEAAGKDRYEIQEALMHFELQPHYKAKNERFGD, from the coding sequence ATGAACATAAAATATTGTGATGCACTAGTTATCGGTGGCGGTCTTGCAGGTTTACGAGCGGCTGTTGAAGCGCAAACAAAAGGGTTAAGTACTACAGTTTTAAGTTTAGTTCCGGTTAAAAGATCGCACTCAGCAGCGGCACAAGGCGGTATGCAAGCGAGTCTTGGAAATTCAAAAATGGGACGTGGTGATAATGAAGATGTCCATTTTGCAGATACCGTAAAGGGAAGTGACTGGGGATGTGATCAAGAAGTCGCACGAATGTTTGTGACCACAGCACCAAAAGCAATCCGTCAACTTGCTGGTTGGGGTGTGCCGTGGAGTCGTATTTCAAAAGGTCCTAGAGAAGCGGTTATCAATGCACAACGCACAACCATCGTCGAAGATGATGAGACACATGGTTATATTCAGTCTCGTGACTTTGGTGGTACGAAAAAATGGAGAACCTGTTTTACTTCAGATGCAACCGGACATACCATGTTGTACGGTGTGGCGAATGAGGCATTAAAACGCGATGTTAATATTGAAGATAGAAAAGAAGCCATCGCTTTGATCGTGGATAATGACCAATGTTATGGTGCTATTGTGCGTGATTTGATTACCGGTGAATTGAGTGCGTATGTTGCCAAAGGTACTCTCATTGCTACTGGTGGATATGGTAGAATTTACAAACAAACTACCAATGCGGTTATTTGTGAAGGAATTGGCGCGGCGATTGCGCTTGAAACGGGTATCGCAAGATTGGGTAATATGGAAGCGGTACAATTTCATCCGACTCCAATCGTACCTTCAGGGATTCTTTTGACAGAAGGATGTCGTGGGGATGGTGGAATTTTACGAGATGTCGATGGACACCGATTTATGCCAGATTACGAACCTGAGAAAAAAGAATTAGCGAGCCGTGACGTTGTGAGTCGTCGTATGATGGAACACATCCGAAATGGTAAAGGTGTTCACTCTCCTTATGGCGATCATCTTTGGTTGGATATCTCGATTTTAGGAAGAGAACATATCGAGAAAAACCTAAGGGATGTTCAAGAAATCTGTAAAATATTTAATGGTATTGACCCAGCAGATGAAGGTCCAAAAGGTTGGGCACCGGTGCTTCCGATGCAACACTACTCTATGGGTGGTATCAAAACAAAACCGACCGGTGAATCTCCTACATTGAAGGGACTATTCTCTTGTGGTGAAGCGGCATGTTGGGATATGCATGGATTTAATAGACTCGGTGGAAACTCTGTGGCTGAGACCGTTGTCAGTGGTATGATTGTCGGAGATTATTTTGCTGATTATTGTGCCGATACTGAGATTGATATTAGCACAAAAGTGGTTGAAGATGCATTGGAAAAAGAACAGAATTATTTGAATTCTCTTTTAGAAAAAGAGGGTAAATACAACATCTATGAAATTAAAAATAAGATGAAAGACATCATGTGGGAAAAAGTGGCTATTTTTAGAGATGGTGAAACACTTGATCTTGCTGTCAAAGAGTTGCAAGAGTTATATCGTGAGGCCAATAACATTACGGTAAAATCAAAAACTCTCAGTGCTAATCCTGAGCTTGAAGAAGCTTACCGCGTTCCTAAAATGCTCAAAATCGCATTGTGTGTTGCACTGGGTGCCCGTGAGCGAACAGAGAGTCGAGGGGCACATTATAGAGAAGATTATCTCAAAAGAGATGATGCTAACTGGCTGAAACGAACATTGACTTCTTGGAAAGAGGGCGCTGACCTACCAACAATCGAATATGAAGAGTTGGATATCATGAAGATGGAAATGCCACCAGCGTTTAGAGGGTATGGTGCTAAAGGGATGATTATTGAAAATCCACTAAGCCTCAAACGACAAGAAGAAGTGGATAAAATCAAAGAAGAGATGGAAGCGGCTGGAAAAGACAGATATGAGATTCAAGAAGCTTTGATGCATTTTGAATTGCAACCACATTATAAAGCTAAAAATGAAAGATTTGGAGATTAA
- a CDS encoding fumarate reductase iron-sulfur subunit, which yields MGREITIKALKYNPNSKVSKAHFAEYKLEETDGMTLFIALSKIRETLDADLSFDFVCRAGICGSCGMMVNGTPKLACRTLTKDYESGVIQLMPMPAFRLIKDLSVNTGEWMDGMSKRVESWVHSSEEPDFSKLEKPIEPQVAEDTFELDRCVECGICVAACGTKLMRPDFVGAVGLNRVARFRMDPHDERTDEDFYELVGDDNGIFGCMSLLACEDNCPKHLPLQSKIAYMRRKLVALR from the coding sequence ATGGGAAGAGAAATAACGATAAAAGCACTAAAGTATAATCCAAATTCAAAGGTATCAAAAGCTCATTTCGCGGAGTATAAATTAGAAGAAACTGATGGGATGACCCTGTTTATTGCCTTGAGTAAGATTCGTGAGACACTTGATGCGGATCTCTCCTTTGACTTTGTATGTCGTGCGGGTATTTGCGGAAGTTGCGGTATGATGGTCAATGGTACTCCAAAACTGGCATGTCGTACTCTGACTAAAGATTATGAAAGTGGCGTGATTCAACTCATGCCAATGCCGGCATTTAGACTCATCAAAGATTTATCTGTCAATACCGGTGAGTGGATGGATGGTATGAGCAAGCGAGTGGAAAGCTGGGTACATTCAAGCGAAGAACCTGATTTTTCAAAATTGGAAAAACCAATCGAACCTCAAGTGGCAGAAGACACCTTTGAACTTGACCGTTGTGTTGAGTGTGGTATTTGTGTTGCTGCTTGTGGTACAAAACTCATGAGACCTGATTTCGTCGGAGCGGTTGGCTTAAACCGTGTTGCACGATTTAGAATGGACCCTCATGATGAACGTACTGATGAAGATTTTTATGAGTTAGTGGGTGATGATAATGGTATCTTTGGATGTATGAGTTTACTCGCCTGCGAAGATAATTGTCCAAAACATTTGCCACTACAAAGCAAAATCGCTTATATGAGACGAAAACTCGTCGCCCTACGTTAA
- a CDS encoding dynamin family protein, which translates to MYILNDFFLLAWNEESDAIEDLAETLQNKIAVTYQNHYEDFCDSCVILFIINHDNIDKITQIDTFSSLFGGMFANQEVNQNLILKAQKQTLKFVEEQGNLELNQQIKSRFEILRKEGIISYYISRRLIGLFSLIKEKKRKVETLAIKTAQKDDLFYKNALNILNTGIENLKICMQDEYFINRLDLCQQKLKDEKLSIGITGVMNAGKSTMLNALLGEEILGTSVVPETANLTILKYDKRRHAKVYYWNQHEFEKIVESADDSPSIKKFVQETQEAFGDKLDDYITKSGKTEEIKIEDLHFYTSAKASKKKCNLVKSVDLYSDLEFLKDGVEIVDTPGLDDPIIQREEITLQYTLDCDLMIHLMNVNQSATKKDVDFIIDSIVYQNVARLLIVITRIDTVSEAELKEVVAYTKRGIKERLEAQNKSAKLQLILDKIDFIPISAKMALFHKQGKADIALEKGYDLEKTGLGQIEAYLTKVLFSQESAKASLVIDSNLIEILAVLAQSEKNFREEIELLGKSKEEIQEEFDAYQKQKAEHLSILEQIETTIKESQIELKLYFKTLEQFSHDALWNLKNIIKRRVVDDVSYELRKNKKLPKNERIEYFVQTGIKDGLVDLARDYRFEFQKKMQVSYEHLKESFSGIEDHDNIQNDAFDSQDFFDKYLKQFMIFQNSDALLSAINTAIKKYANKNLEALDLALDALLKEAFETIQISLDDRLMDLNHELLEHFVIVATNRVDVIKNQINMKDKIIQESQQLIARSSAEKAQKTEALESRLDVLGTIKKDLLRLRERVR; encoded by the coding sequence GTGTATATATTAAATGATTTTTTTCTCTTGGCATGGAATGAAGAAAGTGATGCCATTGAAGACTTGGCAGAAACATTACAAAACAAAATAGCAGTGACCTATCAAAATCACTATGAAGATTTTTGTGATAGTTGTGTGATTTTATTTATTATCAATCATGACAACATCGACAAAATCACACAAATTGATACCTTTTCTTCTTTGTTCGGTGGTATGTTTGCCAACCAAGAGGTGAATCAAAACCTGATTTTAAAAGCTCAAAAACAGACATTGAAATTTGTAGAAGAACAGGGCAATTTGGAATTGAACCAGCAAATCAAATCACGCTTTGAAATATTGAGAAAAGAGGGCATTATCTCCTATTATATTAGTCGTCGATTGATTGGACTCTTTTCACTTATCAAAGAGAAAAAACGCAAGGTTGAAACCCTCGCGATTAAAACAGCACAAAAAGATGACCTATTTTATAAAAATGCGCTCAATATTTTAAACACCGGTATCGAAAATCTCAAAATTTGTATGCAAGATGAATATTTTATCAATCGATTGGATTTGTGTCAGCAAAAATTAAAAGATGAAAAACTCTCCATCGGTATCACCGGCGTGATGAATGCTGGAAAATCTACCATGTTAAATGCTCTCTTAGGAGAAGAGATTCTTGGGACATCGGTCGTCCCAGAGACGGCGAATCTCACCATTTTAAAATATGACAAGAGACGACACGCAAAGGTTTATTATTGGAATCAACACGAATTTGAGAAAATTGTAGAATCAGCCGATGACTCGCCTAGCATTAAAAAATTCGTGCAAGAAACGCAAGAGGCATTTGGTGATAAACTGGATGATTACATCACCAAGAGTGGAAAAACCGAAGAGATAAAAATCGAAGATTTGCATTTTTATACCTCGGCAAAAGCGTCAAAGAAAAAGTGCAATCTTGTCAAAAGTGTGGACCTTTATAGTGATTTGGAATTTTTAAAAGATGGCGTAGAGATTGTCGATACACCGGGTTTAGATGACCCGATTATCCAAAGAGAAGAGATTACGCTGCAATATACGCTTGATTGTGATTTGATGATTCATCTGATGAATGTGAACCAATCTGCAACCAAGAAAGATGTCGATTTTATCATTGATTCGATTGTGTATCAAAATGTTGCGCGACTTTTGATTGTCATCACACGCATTGATACGGTGAGTGAAGCAGAACTCAAAGAGGTGGTGGCGTATACAAAAAGAGGCATCAAAGAGCGATTGGAAGCACAAAATAAATCAGCAAAATTGCAATTGATTTTAGACAAGATAGATTTTATACCAATATCGGCCAAGATGGCGCTTTTCCATAAACAAGGAAAGGCTGATATTGCGCTAGAAAAAGGTTATGATTTAGAGAAAACAGGCTTAGGTCAGATTGAGGCCTATTTGACAAAAGTTCTCTTTTCACAAGAGAGTGCCAAAGCCAGTCTTGTTATCGATAGCAATTTGATTGAGATTTTAGCTGTTCTTGCGCAAAGTGAGAAAAATTTCCGCGAAGAGATTGAACTCTTAGGCAAATCCAAAGAGGAAATTCAAGAAGAATTTGATGCCTATCAAAAGCAAAAGGCAGAGCATTTATCTATATTAGAACAGATTGAAACTACGATAAAAGAGAGTCAAATTGAGCTTAAATTGTATTTTAAAACGCTTGAGCAATTCTCTCATGATGCCCTATGGAATTTGAAAAATATCATCAAAAGACGGGTGGTTGATGATGTCTCTTATGAGTTGCGAAAAAATAAAAAACTTCCAAAAAATGAGCGAATAGAGTACTTTGTGCAAACGGGTATCAAAGATGGATTGGTTGATTTAGCACGAGATTATCGTTTTGAATTTCAAAAGAAGATGCAAGTATCTTATGAACATCTTAAAGAGAGTTTTTCAGGTATTGAGGATCATGATAATATCCAAAATGACGCTTTTGATTCACAAGACTTTTTTGATAAATATCTGAAACAATTTATGATTTTTCAAAACAGTGATGCCTTGCTTAGTGCTATCAATACGGCTATCAAAAAATACGCTAACAAAAATCTAGAAGCATTGGATTTGGCGCTTGATGCTTTATTGAAAGAGGCATTTGAAACGATTCAAATCTCATTAGATGACCGCTTGATGGATCTCAATCATGAGTTATTAGAACATTTTGTAATCGTAGCTACCAATCGGGTCGATGTGATTAAAAATCAGATCAATATGAAAGATAAAATTATTCAAGAAAGCCAACAATTAATCGCGCGCTCTTCTGCTGAAAAAGCACAAAAAACCGAAGCCCTAGAGAGCCGACTTGATGTATTGGGAACCATTAAAAAAGATTTATTACGTTTGCGTGAGAGGGTGAGATGA
- a CDS encoding dynamin family protein, producing the protein MSIFNQFITTYKTEFLSEKPVFDASLLGLLKKVSYLLLDDTLSPSVQMKQALDKLKIRVKEPMKVAITGQFSSGKSTFLNALLAKSVLPTGITPVTSKVNYIRYGEELRIRVKYKDGRDEYHDIDSIHRFTDQRIGVEDIDYLILYSPLNMLKDIVFVDTPGLNSGANADTQTTIKVLKEVDGIIWLTLIDNAGKMSEAAILEQYLSKYKNKSLCVLNQKDKFSPQEVAQSVAYVQETFQQFFSQVVPISAKQALASRSHDKNALMEEALEEFLASIDTKLHENMQASSLEFLEDAYRRYEEKLSGIRAMDLRENIKLSQESNIQNVIDFIKNEIQPKAIESKEFAIKKELKNICQKVTQQYELFLDIYDELIAKIEQFDAEIKVEFSKAKNIFAQELLKAYREIEQIIETIAGEIYAHVEEQTRVRFAKEKKGFLKQEEYYKKIEYKYKKINADSAYKTLFYDDDLVGKKFKRYVRDIVAIEEKVNKRNQEVYQDFEEQIFRWHSSYSIIRKKEEVHSDIEFANMRKFAARVYEHILKPYHDEVLDSASHVSSNFTHIRSAIKFNYQNATEACISFLNNKIESFALLYESNPTRFSLYNPNLDEIKQKLSESFYMYELKNLMSSNRTFLSQEYERLSHRFEEIKNQKIDFINSRKNRHEKIIERLNQCREEL; encoded by the coding sequence ATGAGTATTTTCAATCAATTTATAACCACATACAAAACAGAGTTTCTAAGTGAAAAACCGGTCTTTGATGCCTCCTTGCTTGGGTTATTAAAAAAGGTGAGTTATCTCTTGCTTGATGATACACTCTCTCCTTCTGTGCAGATGAAACAGGCATTGGACAAATTGAAAATCAGAGTAAAAGAGCCTATGAAAGTGGCGATTACGGGGCAATTTTCCAGTGGTAAATCAACCTTTCTCAATGCCTTGCTTGCCAAAAGTGTTTTGCCCACCGGTATCACTCCGGTAACCTCAAAAGTCAATTATATTCGCTATGGCGAAGAGTTGCGGATTCGAGTAAAATACAAAGATGGACGAGATGAGTATCATGATATTGATAGTATCCATCGCTTTACAGATCAACGCATTGGTGTAGAAGATATCGATTATTTGATACTCTATTCGCCTTTGAACATGCTCAAAGATATTGTATTTGTGGATACACCAGGACTCAATTCCGGCGCCAATGCTGACACACAAACGACGATCAAGGTGCTCAAAGAAGTCGATGGTATCATTTGGCTGACTTTGATTGATAATGCGGGTAAAATGAGTGAAGCGGCTATTTTGGAACAGTACCTCTCCAAATACAAAAATAAATCTTTGTGTGTGTTAAATCAAAAAGATAAATTTTCACCTCAAGAAGTCGCCCAAAGCGTGGCCTATGTCCAAGAGACATTTCAGCAATTTTTTAGCCAAGTCGTTCCGATTTCTGCAAAACAAGCTCTGGCTTCAAGAAGTCATGATAAAAATGCTCTGATGGAGGAAGCGCTCGAAGAATTTTTGGCTTCCATTGACACAAAACTGCATGAGAATATGCAAGCCTCTTCTTTGGAATTTTTAGAAGATGCTTATCGCCGGTATGAGGAAAAGTTAAGTGGTATCAGGGCGATGGATTTGCGTGAAAATATCAAATTATCACAAGAATCAAATATCCAAAATGTTATCGATTTTATTAAAAATGAAATCCAACCCAAGGCGATTGAATCCAAAGAGTTTGCCATCAAAAAAGAGTTGAAAAATATTTGTCAAAAAGTGACCCAACAGTATGAATTGTTCTTGGATATTTATGACGAACTTATCGCCAAAATCGAGCAATTTGATGCCGAAATCAAAGTAGAATTTAGCAAGGCCAAAAATATTTTTGCACAAGAGTTGCTAAAAGCATATCGAGAGATAGAACAAATTATCGAAACCATCGCCGGAGAGATTTATGCCCATGTTGAGGAACAAACTCGTGTGCGATTTGCGAAAGAGAAAAAAGGCTTTTTAAAACAAGAAGAGTATTATAAAAAAATCGAATACAAATACAAAAAAATCAATGCAGATTCGGCATATAAAACACTCTTTTATGATGATGATTTGGTCGGGAAAAAATTCAAAAGATACGTGCGAGATATAGTGGCGATAGAAGAAAAGGTTAATAAACGAAACCAAGAAGTCTATCAGGATTTTGAAGAGCAAATTTTTAGATGGCACAGCTCATATAGTATCATCCGAAAGAAAGAAGAGGTACATTCTGATATTGAGTTTGCCAATATGAGGAAATTTGCCGCACGGGTGTATGAACATATTTTGAAACCCTATCATGATGAAGTGCTTGACTCAGCTTCTCATGTTAGCTCAAACTTCACACATATACGCAGTGCTATCAAGTTTAATTATCAAAATGCCACCGAGGCCTGTATCTCATTTTTGAATAATAAAATAGAGAGTTTTGCCCTGCTTTATGAATCCAATCCGACGCGTTTTTCACTCTATAATCCAAATTTGGACGAGATTAAACAAAAACTTTCAGAGAGTTTTTATATGTATGAATTGAAAAATCTCATGAGCTCAAATCGTACCTTTTTGAGTCAAGAGTATGAGCGACTCTCTCATCGTTTTGAAGAGATTAAAAATCAAAAGATAGACTTTATCAACAGTCGCAAGAATCGACATGAAAAGATCATCGAGCGACTCAATCAATGTCGAGAAGAGCTCTAA
- a CDS encoding AI-2E family transporter, translated as MNLQRLFLIGIFLAVLYWILRLYQPFLVVITVASLLSIATYRINTYINKYVHHQVLSATISTIFLFLLFFAPIIYIITSAGEVINNFNPKIVDSTIAYIQNLHYTLPKSLMFLKTSIDEFINNIDLANITKNMISYLGLIGKNSANFLKDMLLILVFYFFVTLRSYELGNYFKTLLPMKEEEIDLVFGEVSNVMSVVFYSILATAIFEGILFAIIGVIFGYNGLLLGIFYGFASLIPIVGGALMWVPLSAYEFANGNYLAGFSIAIYSIIVISIVADTFIKPLIIKFINEKLSTVKANINELLVFFAILAGLTTFGFWGMILGPAITTLFISLMTMFKTIKEKGLDI; from the coding sequence ATGAATTTACAAAGATTGTTTTTGATTGGTATTTTTTTGGCTGTTCTTTATTGGATATTGCGACTCTATCAGCCCTTTTTGGTGGTGATTACCGTCGCATCTCTACTCTCCATCGCAACGTATAGAATCAACACGTATATCAACAAATACGTTCATCACCAAGTTTTATCTGCCACCATCTCGACAATTTTTTTATTTTTGTTATTTTTCGCTCCGATTATCTATATCATTACATCAGCGGGCGAAGTCATTAATAACTTTAATCCTAAAATCGTAGATAGCACCATCGCTTATATTCAAAATCTCCACTACACGCTGCCTAAAAGTTTGATGTTTTTGAAAACCAGTATTGATGAATTTATCAACAACATTGATTTGGCCAATATTACTAAAAACATGATTTCTTATTTAGGACTTATTGGGAAAAATAGTGCCAATTTCTTAAAAGATATGCTCTTGATTTTGGTGTTTTATTTCTTTGTGACCTTACGCTCTTATGAACTGGGCAACTATTTCAAAACCCTGCTTCCGATGAAAGAAGAAGAGATTGATTTGGTATTTGGTGAAGTTTCCAACGTCATGAGTGTCGTCTTTTATTCTATTTTAGCAACAGCTATTTTTGAAGGTATTTTGTTTGCGATTATCGGTGTCATCTTTGGATACAATGGATTGTTACTCGGTATTTTCTACGGCTTTGCCTCTTTGATTCCTATCGTCGGGGGCGCCTTGATGTGGGTTCCTTTGAGTGCCTATGAATTTGCCAATGGCAACTATCTCGCAGGTTTTAGTATCGCCATATACTCTATCATCGTGATTTCTATCGTCGCCGATACCTTTATCAAGCCGCTCATTATCAAATTTATCAATGAAAAGCTCTCCACCGTCAAAGCCAATATTAACGAGTTATTAGTCTTTTTTGCAATCCTCGCAGGGCTTACCACGTTTGGGTTTTGGGGTATGATTTTAGGACCTGCTATTACCACACTTTTTATCTCTTTGATGACGATGTTTAAAACCATCAAAGAAAAGGGCTTAGATATTTAG